Within Plasmodium coatneyi strain Hackeri chromosome 14, complete sequence, the genomic segment aaaaatttttattttttacgatTAGTACACACATTGTTCAATTTCTCAAGGTCATTAACAacttacatatgtatgtacctAAATTATCACATCTACATTATTAAAGTAAAAGTAGGAAAGAGTGCATTGGAATAGCAaaattaaagggaaaaaagaagaggggggaaaaaaggaatgagaaaggaaaggaaagtaaaGCAAGGgggaatgaaaattttttttacgtactTCTTATAAGAACACACTTCTCATAATGTATAGACCCTTCCCCACCCCCCATCCACAACCACATgcgtttcttttcttctttttttttctttcttttcctttctttctaaCCTTCTATTAAGAGCATATTATACGTTAAGCCTTAGCTTAtcctttcccctccttttttttttttttattttttcctttttttctttttattttttcctttttttctttttttttttacttccttttatGATGGTTCCGTTATGGGAACTCCTTTCtgactttcttcttttcttctcttcttaaaaagaaacttattataaataatttattcatatgtgCTGAAGAATGTGttttcacattatataccATTTGAGCACTTCTACCCTGCCTTCCTTTTAATgtagattatattttttgcacatatatatatattaaactgtgcttccctttccgcttctctttttatttatttatttttttatattttaattgaGATTTTGCCTaaactttccccttttttttctcttttaatttAGTATATAAGCGTTATACATGCTATTGAtttctttgttccttttccttctttctttttttaattttaaatagAGGGTTCCTAACTAAGTATGCACTCTTCTTACGTTATATATTCTAttgtacattatattactatttcccccttttcctttcgtaatattttttttcttatatgaACTACGCACTCAtgggaaaatgtaaaagctTTGAAGGTACTCTAATAATTATAGGAGGAgcatgtattatatacacatgtggaaCGTATGGAAGGTACAGCTCATTTATGTGTAACAGGGGTCCCCCCTCTCCAGAATAATTTATGTCCCCTGCAACAAGGGCGGAAATATACATGATCCATATGGATCTTTATTGGTGtattgtaaagaaaaaagttgttcGCCCCCCTTAAGGGGATAATGTGCACCCCCTTAAACAGTAATACACCCCAAGTAGAGTGTACACCCCAATGAATGAACACCCCTTAAACAGTGGTACTTGCCCCCTGAGGGACAATGTGCACCCCCCTTAAACAGTGCTTCCCAACAATGTACTGTAGTAGTGTACATCCCTTGAACAGTGGTCCTCCCCTTCTAGAGTGATCCCCCTGCCATGAGGGACATTGTGTCCTTGAACAATGTGGCCCTTAAACAGTGTACCTTAGTAGAGgaaggtgtatatatatgtgtaccatTAGTTCGTATAGGACACACGTACTTGGTGTATAACATCGTTCATGTTCATGTCCATGTGTTCCATACATATGAAAGGTGATCATATGAGAAGTAATCACATTGGAAACTTTATTAATAATGCACCGTAATCTTATTTCCtggtgtacatatgtgtccatttttttttacaatttatgATATTCCacataatgaagaaaattttatatcaCCACATATGAACAATCGTAAATGATGGGTAGGGGGAGGGCTCACATTATGTGCCCATAAACGAGTAATAGGAGTGTGCTATGCAGTTTTCCTCTGTGCACACTCTTATTTCATACTCATGAGTTTGTACATGCACATGGAGTTGTATTATGCAGTGACCACTTATTCCACGATCATTACGTCCCTGTGCAAGAATATTGCCATTCATTCTACACAACGTACTTCTACACAAGGTTCTTCAACACAAGGGATTTTTACACAAGGGACTTTTACACAAGGGACTTTTACACAAGATACTTTTACAGAAGGGACCTTTTTACAGTGGGACCGTACTCCTAAGTTATGTATAGCACTTAAGGAACCGTCCTATATAGTGGACACATTGATCCCAATGCAAAGGAGAGTGTACTTGttttgggggggaggggtTGTGTAATACAGTGTAATGTAGCCTTTATGCGCATAGCATAATCCCCTAGAAACATATTAGGGGAGCGTCTTGGGAGGGTGGTGTAATGCCACCATATTTCCACGGAAATGCGAAGTTTGTGCCTGTGTGTGCGTACGCACCCCATCATTAATAattaagggggggaaaaggcgGGGCCctaaatgttttttttaagtattttGTAGGAAAAATGCAGCAAATAGCTAATTGTTCAAACCGCTGAATTAAGaggtagaaataaaataaccgtctcatgaatatatataaagggaaTAGTAGTACACTCAGCTCCCCTTTTTATCctaaattttcttcaaagAACTTTTCTTATACAATCACAATTAATACTGTGCAGCATATCATAAGTAttgtgtatgcacatattaaCATAACCACCGTGTTTTAACTGTATTATGTGGTACATAGAAAAATAATCATAGTACGAATGCCACGCAGTTCACCCAATTCACCTCCCCCCATATATAAATTCCTCACTACTTAACTGTACTATTCACACTTCatacaaaggaaggaaagaaaggaaggtatatgtatatatatacctccATAAGCTACATTCCAGCATTTACTTTTATATCActattatattataatacAGAACGATATACGGGACGTTCattatacatgtgtataatcgttcatacatatgtaaagaATATAATCTACAAAGGGAACTGTTAAACCCTCCCAACCTCTTTCAATCTTCCTAAACGTCCTTTCAACCTTACCAAATTTTCaactgaaaaaaacataaaatgaaGGATACATTAATATGTGCAGAAAATATAATCTACCCTTAAAAGGTAAGGGAGGAATAGAAAATGCTCACATAGTACATAATATCATGTGCATTTTAGATAAGGAAgctgtatataatatacttATTGgtataagaaaaggaaaagggggaaggagtcaaaatgttattattacaGAACAATCATAAAtgtaagaaagaagaagaaatgaggaaagagGAGAGaggcatgtgtgtgtgtgttctgttccttattcttatagaaatatatgtgtaaacattttctttttcttttttttttttctttgttacaTAAAGAATGTAACTCTTTTCATTATATCCCtcttccatttatttttttacatgtgtACACTCCCCACTTACCAAATATTGaacaatatatgtacacagaGCTGGTAGGAAAGGGGAAGCGAACAGGAGAGATGCAACGTAActccttatacatatatatatatgaactgcacaTAGGCATGTAGatgaactgtatacaatatatatatatgtgcattaaaaaaaaattaggaggaatacttttttcttttgggcttaattctttatatatattttttaccttaatatatatatgtacatatgtaatgtacatatgtaatgattttgatgtacacatttgtgtatgtggtatattactattgttcaaagaattaaggaatatatataattattattaaacaaaaaagaagtgaaaattccACAATCACCCCTGCACTTACAATccaatcatcatcatcataaaACAAACAAGTATAATCTTCATACCTTTATTTTGTGAATGCATGAAGaacctttaaaaaaaaaaaaaaagttcatattatacatatagaagaaaatatacacacacacatgcccATATATAAACCATGTCAGAAACAGCACCAGTAGCaccagcagcagcaccaccggtaaggaaaaaatattaaggaaTATTATTAAGGAAGcaaagttgttagggtggtggtaggtggaaagaaggttgttaggggtggaaggaaggtacttcccTAAAGAAGTaacgttgttaggggtggtacggtggaaagaagggaaaaccatcccttccttcctttcccccacCCCCTTTCCTTAGCCCATCAGCGAGTATATGGGGAAtgcaaacatatatatatacatatttacatatacatatatatatatatatttatgtccCACACATAACCCCCCTTCCTAGGCGTGTTCCTTAGGTTCAATTACTGAGTGGTTAACCTTAAATAACTCATTCTATACAAATTTCGAGCAGTATACAGTGCGTTCCAGAGGCGGGGATAGTGGTGATGTTGCACAATTGAAGTCCCAATTACCGAGTACCTGTTCGGGTTGTTCAAAAATTATTGATGATGTTGGAAAAATCGACCACGCCTACGACTACGCGTGTCGGCAGAATAGTCCGAATGGACAATCTAGTTCCATAGGTGATAGTGCTCCTTGCCgcttgttttattattggttcgGACATACATACTGGTCTGATTTGAAGAACCATGCCTTGTCAAAAGTAGTGGataaaatttaccaaacGCTGGGAAATTCATTCAGTAGTGAAAGAATGAAGTGCGAATTTAAATATGAAGATGACATTGACCAAACCATTTTTGGTCATATGAAAATCATATTTGAATATTACAACGATTATAAGCAGTTACAGGGAAAACTAACTACGACTAGTTCCACCTGTGCAAAGGAATGGTCCACCTATTGGACCACCCTTTCCACAGCGTGTAAGGCCatggaaaatatatgcacagaAGAAGGGACTAGTGATCATAGCAGTAAGCAATATTGTACCGACTTTAATAATACCTATGCTGTACATTGTAATACAGCTAATCTCCAtcaagaaatggaagaactaATAACACAGACCCTCCCCGAAGCCGTTCGTTCCGCCACAACAacgtcttccctttcttccatctttgGCACCTTAGCAACCATAGGTGCccctttcttattatataaggtaagtgtACAATTACATTTACCACATTATAAAagtgaataatataatgcgTAGACACACTAtttccataaaaaaagacaaatgtAGAACAGAATAAACGACATCATATTCGGGTGTAtaacacccacctaacacaaccttccttccacactaccacaaccctaacaacccaactatcacccacctaacaacccatctatcacccacctaacaacccatctaccacccacctaacaacccatctaccacccacctaataACCCATCTATCACCCACCTAATAACCCATCtatcacccacctaacaacccatctatcacccacctaacaacccatctatcacccacctaacaacccatctatcacccacctaacaacccatctaccacccacctaacaacccatctaccacccacctaacaacccatctaccacccacctaacaacccttccttccttacacccttcctttccacatcaatgttcttcctcccttagacccttcgcttcctcctccttagaccccctaaacctttttaaacccttccttcccttcagtataaaccatggtcttcttggtttggtaatcacacttctggaaatggaggaggaagcacaagaaaaaaaagaacaattggACGGAACTTTGGTTCGTCCATAGaagacaccttaacagaatACTCTAGAGAAACatcaacaataggtgacgCCACAATAGATGGAACAGTAAGCTCTGCTGCACATGCGAGACCGTCTAccgggggaagaacaaataatacacGGGGAcgcgggatggtaggttatcagaacatgtagCATccagggggaagggaagcataAATAATTATGGAGCTTATACAGTGTGAAAAGAGCAAAACGGATTTTcttatttcactttttctccctttctttctttctttctttccgcTCCCTTttagttttttcctttttttctacttctcTGCATTGCATGAAAGTGTCCACGTTTATGTGTAGTTAATATGAgccgcggaaaaaaaatttttttttcacttcacgAATGTGTTagtaaattttctttattgaagaattaaaatgcttatttatttttttatgttacaaaagtttttatctttgtgtaattttttttttcgctttttttttaaataaaaatattttttcaaaaatgtgaagacgTTTTTCCGCATCCGCGTTGGGAGTACCTTATCTCAACttgttatttaaacatacaaatatgtaggaaggaaaaaaaggaaagaaatatgaagaaaaggaataaaaaaaacagaatataCAACTCTGGCATGGCTCAATCCATTCATACAAACTTCCGCCTGGAAAACGGGTAATTACACGCCAAGTGGCCCCAATGGATGTACCATTTACGAATAGAACCATTGGGCTTAACCTTAGGATCGGCCTGAACTCTGCTCCATATATGAAAGAACGCATGTCCGTATGTGAGCGTGCTCGGCTGGATACCTTTGTATGACACTTCCACACGCACACGTTCACGCGCACACATTCCGGGGTAGAAAAAAGGAGCCCCTATCATATTACTCCTCCCTCGGAGGTTgggttaatatatatttactagCTAACGCAGCCATGGTAGCATAGTCCATCTTTGTGATGTCCATTGTTTGCTCCATTTGAGATAAAATGAAATTGACTTGTTGTACAGAGGATGATCTAATAATTCTGGAAATGATGGCTAGATTTTTGGCTTTGGTTATTCCATGTtctgaaattttaaaaggaactTTGAATTGTTTCTTTTGTTGTGTTTCCCACCAATTGGCTACATAGGAGCCTTGATAAAAATACACCCCAGTGGGTAAATTTTCTGCCTTATGGTAGGACTGTTTCGCTTTTCTCTTTTCGATACTTGTTTTTTTGACTGTTGTGCGCTTTGGTTTTTGTTCGTTGTGTTGTCTATTCGGGgagttgttgttgctgctgagTGAGGGGAGCTGGTTGGGTGGACCTATTAGGTGGCTTCGTTGACCGTTTAATTCGTTGGATTGACTGGTTAGTTGGTTGGGTGGAGCGATTAGTTGGTCCACATGACCAATCGGTTGGTCCATTTGGACGTTAACTTGGTTGGTTTGCCTGTCTGTTATGCCGTTTGGGGATGCTCTACTGTGAAGAAGGGCGTTGGGAGTTCCCCTCCCGTTGGGTGTGGACTCCCCATTTGATGTTCCATTCCCGCTCGGTTTTAACAAATCGTTAAAgagtttttcacttttttgcgTGGTTCTAATGGCTTGCaacatttcctccttctgctcGGTGGTTAAGTTGTCATAGCATTTTAAGGCGTTATGCAGTTTATTAATACGATGATTCCTAGAAAGGATGGCCAAAATCATACTTTTTTCGATTCCAAATTCGGCAATCTTATATGGTactttaatttgttttcttgttttatGATCAATCCAATTGGCAATAAAGGATCGGGAAACTCGACTGTAGAAAACACCTGTGGGTAAGTACTTGTATTTAATTATTGCGTCATTTTGTTCCGATGGGGGTTCGAAACAGGGGTCACTGCCCGGGTTTCTGGTTCTTGCATTTCGGCCGGTTACCCTTCGGCTGCTCCCTAAATTTCGGTCGCCCACACTGTAATAATTACCCCCAGGGTGAACATTAGCGGTTCCATTTCCGTATTCGTTACTATAGTAATAGTGGCTGTTCGTGGTACCATCGTGCAGACCGTTATAGTAGCCTACCTTGGACTTGTTCctataatttcttttttctaaataGTTCAATTTTTCGAACATTCCATCGTTTTCGTTTAAGGGTGCGTTATTTTCTGTATGGTGAGCTTTTCCTCTCGTGACCATGTTGCTGTCAGTGGTGGGTCCGTTtctgttattattattggaGAGGGTGATGTTGTCTGTAATGGTGGTTGTTTTGCCATTAGCGTTAGCTTCAGCGTGATTGCTTATGTCGCCGTCACCGTTACCGTTAGGGTCACAATTGCTAAGTTCTGCTTGTTCATTCTGTCCAAAAATATCTGCATCATCCTTCTCGTCCACATACCCAAGGGCTAACCTACACAAGTAGCTATTGTCTGCCGTTCCCAACTTTTTCAACTCTGCATAATTCCTTTCGTCTTGGTTGATGATTTCGTTTAATGTGTttcctctccatttttttgtatacgCAAGGTACCTTTCACCTTGGAAGACACTCCCATATAGAATGGAAAtgaccctttccttttctcttctacAACTTGCAAcgtatttttgtatttgttcctttgtaCATCCAAGAGTTTTTCTAATTATTTCTTGCCAAACGTTGCGGCATTTGctgctttcctccttttgctcCTCCACATATTTCACTTGGTCTTTGTCAAGATGAtccattcttcttttgcgTCTTTGCGATGGGGGGTGGCGAACCAACAATTGTTACAGGGATGAAAACGTCGCTGTTTTGTGTCTATATTGTGGGGTGTTCTCAACATTGGGGAAGGGTTTACTCTTaagggaaggtaatgttcctcctttctccttAAGAAGTGTTGTTACCTTCTCTTCATTCAAGAaggtttttctttcctttctttcctttctttccttcttaagaAGGTTACTTCCtgtctccttcctttaaggaaggttgttctctttccttcctgaagaaggtttccttccttcccataaggaagtacctttttttcccttcaggAAAGtgccttcctttcccttggGGGAAGGTAAcgttcctttccccttgggaaggttcttcccctcttttccgtttccccccctccacTTTGGACGCGACACACCACgtaacacacacacacactgggatgtactttccttttttttttactgtttttatctttttacCACTTTGCGCGCATTTCAATTGTTATATCTTTTTCCGCCGAGCCCCAGGGACAAAGCCAAAGCCAGGGCCAGCCACCTCTTCACGAAGTTTATCGCGAGGAGAGGGGCTTTTTCATCACATAAGAATGAATATCTCATCACACAAGGATGaataaacacaaaaaaagaagaaaaaaaaagaaaaaaacaaattgcaCACACATCACCAATAAGCtttaacacaaaaaaatgggcagaaCAAATTgtcgtgaaaaaaatgagatgaaaaaaaatgtgcaaaaaatgttgCCAAAAAgtgttgggaaaaaaatgttggtaaaaaaaatggggatgaAGAAATGTGTTAACCGAGTTTGTGTTGAATAGGTTGTTATGCACTTTTCTTGAGGGAGTATTTGTTCACAAAAATAtgattttcccctccccctctccccttcccccccaaaaaattgggacaaagttgggaacaaaaatgttgggaaaaaaaaaaaaagagatcaaatgggcaaaaaaagtaggaagcAAATCAGAAATTCGGGTAGGGAAATATAGTTTTAATCacgctttatttttatgtacctttttttttttttgctcttccttgCACTTTGTTGTCTGCTGTAGGCAACATTTGGGAGGCTCTTCCCAAAACAGCAGTTCGCCTGAATTCTTTCCTCGTCTATCCGTAGAACAACACACACGATGCACTTCTCAGCGTGGGCAGTGTCCCTCCTGCGTGAAGCGACGATAAGTTGATTTACGCCCCATGGATGGTTACCCAACGTCTGTACACCACTTTATGGCTGTTCCATCTTTCCGTACAGAGTAAATCTTACTGACCCGTGGCTCGGCGGCGTCCACACAAACCAGTGGACAAATGTAACGTGCAAGGGCTGGATAGCTCCATGCGTAGGGACATTCATCCAAGGTTATGCTGACCATTCCATTTCCACCCTCGCGGCGAAGTACACCCAAACGAAACGAAATGCCACGGCAAAAACATGCATTGGCACCCCGCATacaagttaaaaaatattccctttctttcttccctggCTCGTTCAAATTTTCCCGTATAAAGTCAACGCCGCTTCACCACTAATACAGCTCCCTTTTGGCTGCCCTCTCTGAGTACACGCACCAGGTAGCCATGGTTATGCGCATACCACTTGGGCATACACGCACCCTATAAGGGAATACCCCTCTAGGTGGAGAACCACCGCACTTGTGGCGACCTGTTCCGCACCACCTACAAACACGCCGAAACTGTGCCCGTGCAAAACAGAAAACGCCCAACACCCCCCCTGGTATATCAAAAATAAATTCGCAACATTTTGGTGTTCtgcctttcctttttaactcATACGTACGTACAgatatttgcaaaaaaaaaaaaaaaaaaattatttctcttttctccatttttaattaaaaattgtggcttctttttttgagttACGATTTTCCAAGTGAAGGCGAACGTGTACGCGTTCTCGCACGAAAGTACGTAACTGCCTGTTTGCGATTTTCCGCACTCACGCACGGGTTTGCAGCGCAGGTTTGCAGCGCGCGTTTGCGATGTTAATTTGTCACGTTGTTATGTGACGCCCATTTGGGGACGCCCCCCTTGCACTTTACTGTTAAGCATATAGGCCAACCATAACGTCACGATTCGTTCGTGAAACGAAACACGTAACGCATACAACTTGTTGGAGGGAAGGCCGCTTAAAAGCGCCTGTCAATTCAACTGCCAATTTAACTGCCTATGTAGAACGAATGTCGACCCAAATGTAAATCTCGCCTGACTTCCCTTTTGCGCCGGTAACCATTGGCACCCCCCTTCCCAATCCAACCCATCAACGGATACTTTGCCCAAAATGGAGGACATAGATCGCCTCCTCAACTATGAAGTATGCCTGTTGAATGAGTTCAGGGAAAATGACGTTGGGAGTAACTTTCCAAAGGTTAAACAATCCTACGAAGGGATACTCCTATCCATCTTGGAAGATGTGAAAAGGTACCAAGCGGACTTATGCAACAGCGTGAACGGTCAAAACGGAAGTGAAAGTATTCCAACAGGTATAGAGGAACACCACTCCGTTGGTGAAGATGCTCATGAGGAAGTTATCGACTTACCTGAAGCACACACAAAAGGGTCAAGCAGAGGGGTTAGGAAGAGAAAACGCAatgcaaatggggaagatgCGGTGAAAAAGGAGAGCCTAGGCGGCGACGAAAAAGACGATACAAGTGAAAAACGAGATGGTGCCATGAAGGAAAGTAACGAAGATGTTCGTGAGAACATCGATAATTGTGATGCcgccaaggggaagaagaagcaaaaggaCGCATCCCACCTCGGAAGGGACAGTCCACCACCCCTCCCCGTGACAGTGaatgaatttataaaagtgGACGAAGATTTTAAATTCCTAACAGCAGAAGACCTCCAATTTAAAATTCCCCTAAAGGAACAGTGTGACTTGAAAGGGTTATTCAACAACCTGGTCGACGAAATAAAGAGCAAAAATTACCTCAACGTGTATAGACAAATGTATGTAGAATCCTTTAGGAGAAATCAGGGGAAGATTCAAGACCACTCGATCCTCCTCACCAGTGGAGCTTACCATGGGGGAGACTTCACAAATCATAACCTCACACATCAGACGTCCGTTCCCACTAAAGAAGGCATTGTTCAGCTTGTAAATTTCTACGTCGAAAAGGTGAAGAGCAATTTGTGCCTTTTCTACTTCGACCTGTTTTTGTGCATCTTAAAGGGTGCCGTGGCGGTGGATTGTGCAGTCAATTTTATTGCTCACGATTTGGTGGATGTCCACCGGGAGAGCTTCGACAAATTATTGCAAGTGGTCACCATGGGGGATAACCAAAACGGAGAGATGAATACCCAGTCGGTGAAATGCGAGAAAAACGAAC encodes:
- a CDS encoding KIR protein → MSETAPVAPAAAPPACSLGSITEWLTLNNSFYTNFEQYTVRSRGGDSGDVAQLKSQLPSTCSGCSKIIDDVGKIDHAYDYACRQNSPNGQSSSIGDSAPCRLFYYWFGHTYWSDLKNHALSKVVDKIYQTLGNSFSSERMKCEFKYEDDIDQTIFGHMKIIFEYYNDYKQLQGKLTTTSSTCAKEWSTYWTTLSTACKAMENICTEEGTSDHSSKQYCTDFNNTYAVHCNTANLHQEMEELITQTLPEAVRSATTTSSLSSIFGTLATIGAPFLLYKVSVQLHLPHYKSE